The following is a genomic window from Bacteroidales bacterium.
GATCAAGGGTGAAATGACGTTTAAGGAAGCAAAAAAGTTCTCTGAGGATGCGAAGAAAAACCATGGATTGAATATTGTTGCGTCTCATAAGTAATAACTAATGTAACTATCTTTAAGCAATCATTAGTTATTTTCGCAAATGACCAGGGAGAGGTTTAACGAATATGTACTGCAGCAGAGCCGCAAACTATATGGATATGCCTTCCGCTTCCTTCGTAATCAGGAAGAGTCGGAGGATGCTGTTCAGGAAGTATTCATTAAACTGTGGAAAATGGGGGAGAAACTTGATAATTATTCAAGCATAGATGCTCTTGCGACTACAATGATAAAAAACTATTGTATCGACCAGATCAGGAAACTTAAACACTCGATTAATGATGAAAGCGAAATTAATAATTATGAGTACAAGACGTCGCCATCTCCGCACGATCAGATGGAAAACGCTGAATCAGATGCAATTGTCCATAAGATTATCGGAGATCTTGATGAAAAATACAGAACTGTGATTGAACTCAGAGATATAGAAGGTTTGTCATATGAAGAGATTGCTGAGAAAACAGGACAAAACATTAATAGTCTCAGGGTTACAATATCACGGGCAAGGGGATTTATACGCGAAGAATATAAAAAGTACAATAATGAATAACGAGGAATTAAAAAGGTTACTCGAAAAATTTTATGATGGCGAGAGTTCTGTAGAAGAAGAAGAGGTATTGAAGAGTTTCTTTAGTGAAAACGATATACCGCAGGGCTTTGAAGCTGAAAGAGCCCTATTCAGTTATTATTATTCTGCAATGAAAATTCCGGAGCCTTCGGTTGAGTTTGAGAGTAGGATAATCAAAGGCATTGACGAATTTGAGCATAAACAAACTACTGTAAGAAAAAGAAACATTACCCTTTGGTTACTTAGCACTGCAGCCACGTTGTTTATAATGGTTGGTTCCTATTTTTTCTTCTCTAAAAAAGAAGGTATTAAGGATACCTTCAGTGATCCCGAAATAGCCTATGCTGAGACAATAAAAATCCTCAGAGAAGTTTCAACACAACTGAACAAAGGAACAAGAACACTTGAGCCTGTAGGCATTATAAATGAAGTGAAATCAAAAAAAATCGAAAAGAACCTGAAGAACCTTGAGTATATACAAAGAGCTATAGATTTAACAAGGATTTCCGGTGATAAAGAATAATGTAATATTGATTATATGAAAAAGTTAATTCTGTTTTTAACTGCATTGGTACTGACTATCACGATTGAGGCTCAGACTAACCCGGTAGATGAGATGTTTGACAAGTATTCTGAGAAGGATGGATTCACAGTAGTCTCAATCTCTAGCAGGATGTTCAGTATGTTTGCAAATCTGGATTCTGAGAATCCAGATGCTGATAATCTTATCCGCAGATTGAAATCCATCAGGATACTCTCTGTTGAGGATTCATTGTTGAAC
Proteins encoded in this region:
- a CDS encoding RNA polymerase sigma factor, encoding MTRERFNEYVLQQSRKLYGYAFRFLRNQEESEDAVQEVFIKLWKMGEKLDNYSSIDALATTMIKNYCIDQIRKLKHSINDESEINNYEYKTSPSPHDQMENAESDAIVHKIIGDLDEKYRTVIELRDIEGLSYEEIAEKTGQNINSLRVTISRARGFIREEYKKYNNE